From Helicobacter sp. MIT 21-1697, a single genomic window includes:
- a CDS encoding YggT family protein has translation MVLGTFLSAVATIMSMLINLYVWIIVIAALISWVRPDPFNPIVQVLNRLTQPFYAKIRKIIPTTINGIDFSPLIAAVVLKFIDLSLVQILMQYAVRLGI, from the coding sequence ATGGTTTTGGGCACATTTTTAAGTGCAGTAGCTACGATTATGAGTATGCTTATAAATCTTTATGTGTGGATTATCGTCATTGCTGCACTTATAAGTTGGGTGCGTCCAGATCCTTTTAATCCCATTGTGCAAGTGCTCAATCGCCTCACACAACCTTTCTATGCAAAAATTCGCAAAATCATACCAACAACTATAAATGGCATAGATTTTTCTCCCTTAATCGCAGCAGTCGTGCTTAAATTTATTGATTTATCTCTTGTGCAGATTCTTATGCAATATGCAGTAAGACTTGGAATCTGA